From the genome of uncultured Methanobacterium sp.:
AATATTATTATGTAGCACATGATTAATAATAAATATTTAACGTGCCCACTTAATATCCTAGCAAATTTAGTATTTGGAATATTTTTTTACCAAAAATTTAAAGAAATTCTGCAGCAGATTTCTTACCTTAACATTTTTAATGTATCCATTAAAGAATTAACCTCATGATACTACCAGTTAACGTTAGAGACAAGCATGGTTTGAGGTAAGGAAAATTGACAAATAATAAAATTAAAGGGGATTAGTTTATGAGCAACGAAAACCAAACGATTCACGAATTTGATTTGAATATTATTTTTGATTATTTTTCAAATACCCCACGTCAAGGACCAGGAAGTCCTGAAGTAACCCTCAAAGCTTTAAGTTTTATAGATGGTCTTACCGAAAAATCCAAAATAGCTGATATTGGTTGCGGAACTGGCGGTCAAACAATGGTGTTGGCGCAAAACACAACCAGCAAAATTACAGGTGTTGATTTATTTGCTGATTTCATCAGACAATTTAACCAAAACGCACTAAACTTAAATCTTCAGGATAGGGTGAAAGGTATCGTTGGCAATATGGAAAATCTTCCGTTTCAGGAAGAAGAATTGGACTTAATCTGGTCAGAAGGTGCGATTTATAACATTGGATTTGAACGTGGATTACGCGAGTGGCGAAAATTCCTTAAAAAGGGAGGATATATCGCAGTTACAGAAAATACCTGGTTTACCCAGGAGCGACCAACCGAAATTCAGGACTTTTGGCAGGAAGCCTATCCCGAAATTGACATAATATCGAGCAAAGTTGCTCAAATGGAAAAAGTAGGTTATCTTCCCATTGCTACCTTTGTTGTCCCTGAAGCTTGTTGGACTGATTATTATGAGGTTCAGCATCCCCAAATGCAAGAATCTTTTCTGGAAAAGTATAAGGGCAATAAATCCGCAGAAGAATTCATAGCCTATCAGCAATATGAGGCAGAGTTATATCGTAAATACAAAGAATATTATGGGTACGTGTTTTATATTGGGAAAAGAATCAGATAATGGCTGCCTTTAAAAGCGGTCATTATCTAAGACATTTATAATTTTTTCTTTAGAGTAAAGTTAAAGAGTAAACCCCATAAACTAAAAATATAGCTGCAGTTGGAACTGTAGTTAGAATGCCATGTATTGTGGCTTTGGGATGATCCATTCCTAAAAGGGAAACAGGACCATAGACAAAAGCTATTATAAAGAATAAAAGATAAAATAACAGTGTAATCATATTTAACAATTCATGAATCAGGTTTATGTCTCCTGAATTAGTTAAAACTCTATTAATTAATGTTATTATTATGAATGAACCTATTAAACAAGCAGTGATTATTTTCGTAGCTGTTAAAAATTCAGAAATCATCAGATTTCTATTGCATTGAGCGTAAAAATACAATAACGTAAAAGCAAAAACTCCGTAGACTAAAATCTGGCTAATAATTAATAGCATTAATAAATTTAATCCATTATTGGATATATTAATGTTACAGATTATGTTGAAAATAAGGTATACTGCAGTGAAAATATATGAAGTAATTACAATTTTAGTATAATTTGAAGGATACGGCTGAATATCCGTTATAGGAATGTTCTCCCATGGTTTATTGACTGAATTTTTCACAGTATCACACCATATTCAATTTTTGCATTGCTTCTTGAGCCAGCTGGAAATCGGGATTAATATCAATAACCATCTGAATATATTTCTCAGATTCAGATTTTTCACCAAATTTTTCTAAAAGGATTCCTTTTGCACAAAGAGATTCTTTATGGGTTGGATCCAATTTCAAAGATTTATCAAACATTTTTAAAGATTCATCATACTTCTTAAGGCCACAAAGGGATCTCCCCTTTTCATACCACCAATCAGCATCATCGGGATCAATCTCTATACTTTTTTCAAAATATTTCAAAGAATCATCATAACACATTAATTT
Proteins encoded in this window:
- a CDS encoding class I SAM-dependent methyltransferase yields the protein MSNENQTIHEFDLNIIFDYFSNTPRQGPGSPEVTLKALSFIDGLTEKSKIADIGCGTGGQTMVLAQNTTSKITGVDLFADFIRQFNQNALNLNLQDRVKGIVGNMENLPFQEEELDLIWSEGAIYNIGFERGLREWRKFLKKGGYIAVTENTWFTQERPTEIQDFWQEAYPEIDIISSKVAQMEKVGYLPIATFVVPEACWTDYYEVQHPQMQESFLEKYKGNKSAEEFIAYQQYEAELYRKYKEYYGYVFYIGKRIR